The Kwoniella shandongensis chromosome 2, complete sequence DNA segment ATacaagtcatcatcatcatatccCATCATTTTAGAGTTATTAACACGAGAGAGTCGGTATCCTCCCTCATAGGCTGTCATCTTGTCACCAATACACTTCTGCCCTTACAAAAATACCACTTGGTCCCCgattctctttctcgccGCCGTAGACACGCATCGGAGGAGCCCGACCGGCATCTTTTCCTATTTACCTTTGACTCCCGACCAAACTTAGCCTTTGAGCAGCTCCAACAAAACTCGTGTCGCTGTCCTCAAAACGATGCCAGCAATGATGCCGGCTCGATCCACACACATGTCACACAACACTACGACTCAAGCAGATCTagatcttctctcccttctcacatCGGACCAGTCGACCCTAGGTCCTTTATCCGGTGGACGAGGACACGCTGCAGTCACGCACACgcaggaggggaagaagaaggtcctgCCCAGAAGAGATAGTCCGATGGACGCACTCATGATCAGTGCAGTAATTGCTGGGAGTGGACCGGTCACTAGACATCATTTCGGACATGGTATGGGTGAGTAGTTCACTTATGCACTAGGTCTGTGTGCTCCTGGACTGACCATTTTGACTTATCTGCAGCTCGACCTGGAGCATATGCGTCGTGTGACGAGTCTCGTCCGACCTCTCCCACTCATGAGAATGGAACGTTCGAAGCTCACTCACCGCCCAAGGTCATCATGAAATCCACACAAGCTCCTCGATCGGAAAGACTTCGTCTTgaacgagaagcgagagaagcgGCCCtaaacaacaacacatcaaAGGACAGTGCCTTGTCTACTTCACCTACTTCCGCCATGAACATTCCTCGACATCCTTCGGACAAGGGTACAACCAGcccactttcctcttccttcggTAACAAAGATCGACCTCGACGTAAAATGTCAATGGACCCTACACCTGTCACTCAGACACTACAAAAGGCTTCACCTGTCAACTACTTCCACCCTAACTCGACCGGCATTCAGTCTCCTCCCTTGATGGCCTctacctctgcctctgcctctgcgCGACCGAAAGTACGATGCATGGCTCGAACAAGGGTGCCAACACCGCACGGTGAGgtgttccttcatctctaTCACAACTCGCACGACATGAAGGAGCACTTGGCCATCGTTATCGACCCGATACAACTGGACCCACAGGCGAAAGCGGCTGCCCCTAGACGACGAAAAGAGATAAGGAGTAAAAGCTTAGACgagaagtggagggagggcgagacggagatggagagactTGTGAGAGGTGCCTATACAGGACGTTTACGACCTGGAGCCGAAGGTGGTCGgattgaagaggagacagatggagacgacgtcgagatgTCGCAGGCtgagcaggaggtggggatCGATTCGCAACAGGACGTCAAGGCGTTGATTCGAATACATTCGGAATGCTACACTGGAGAGACGATCGGATCTATGCGCTGCGACTGCGGAGAACAGCTAGACGAAGCTTTGCGATCTATCGCTGAACCccaacctcttctcgctgCCAAAAACCCGACTCACACGACCACCTCCCCGGAATCCCCCGGTCTACCTACACCGGTTCCCTCTCGACCTGAAACGCCCGCAGAGCCAACATATGTTCCCGGCCGAGGTGTAGTGATCTACATGCGACAGGAAGGTCGAGGTATTGGTCTCTTAGAAAAGATTAGAGCGTACAATTTACAAGACCTAGGTCACGATACGGTCACTGCGAATCTGATGTTGGGTCACGGTGCGGATGAGAGGAAATACGACGTCGCAGCGGAGATCTTGCGAGATTTAGGACTCGCAGATGAAGGCGTGAGATTGTTGACAAACAATCCTGAAAAGGTGGAGGGTCtaggaagagaaggtg contains these protein-coding regions:
- a CDS encoding GTP cyclohydrolase II, whose protein sequence is MPAMMPARSTHMSHNTTTQADLDLLSLLTSDQSTLGPLSGGRGHAAVTHTQEGKKKVLPRRDSPMDALMISAVIAGSGPVTRHHFGHGMARPGAYASCDESRPTSPTHENGTFEAHSPPKVIMKSTQAPRSERLRLEREAREAALNNNTSKDSALSTSPTSAMNIPRHPSDKGTTSPLSSSFGNKDRPRRKMSMDPTPVTQTLQKASPVNYFHPNSTGIQSPPLMASTSASASARPKVRCMARTRVPTPHGEVFLHLYHNSHDMKEHLAIVIDPIQLDPQAKAAAPRRRKEIRSKSLDEKWREGETEMERLVRGAYTGRLRPGAEGGRIEEETDGDDVEMSQAEQEVGIDSQQDVKALIRIHSECYTGETIGSMRCDCGEQLDEALRSIAEPQPLLAAKNPTHTTTSPESPGLPTPVPSRPETPAEPTYVPGRGVVIYMRQEGRGIGLLEKIRAYNLQDLGHDTVTANLMLGHGADERKYDVAAEILRDLGLADEGVRLLTNNPEKVEGLGREGVKISERVGMVPRDWTIGHGHGHGLGLGHSQGILHGAGAATMGEEEKEYEDWRLRRAGVGLIGAGKASGPELEKYLRTKVERMGHMIDIPDKV